The following are encoded together in the Bacillus sp. (in: firmicutes) genome:
- a CDS encoding dioxygenase: MAPSLFVAHGSPMIAIQDNEYTKFLQNIGKQIQPKAIVIFTAHWEREVLTISSIEGEYETIHDFYGFPEELFQVQYPAKGSKEVAALVQQRLEEHGISTTIDTKRGLDHGSWSVLKHLYPDANIPVVQISVHPFLPPKEQYRIGEALRGLGEEDILIVGSGATVHNLRLLKWGQQTPEPWAVEFDDWLIEHVQKKDLAALFRYEELAPHASMAIPRPEHFVPLFIAMGSGTMDKPQLLFRAYEYGTLSYVCFQF, from the coding sequence ATGGCTCCATCTTTGTTTGTAGCTCACGGCTCGCCGATGATTGCGATACAAGATAATGAGTATACAAAATTTTTACAAAACATAGGTAAACAGATTCAGCCAAAAGCCATTGTGATTTTCACGGCCCATTGGGAACGTGAGGTATTGACGATTTCCTCTATTGAGGGAGAATACGAAACGATCCATGATTTTTATGGATTTCCTGAAGAGTTATTCCAAGTACAATATCCGGCCAAAGGGTCAAAAGAAGTGGCAGCCCTTGTCCAACAACGATTAGAAGAACATGGAATTTCTACAACAATCGATACGAAGCGCGGACTCGATCACGGTTCATGGAGCGTATTAAAGCATTTGTATCCGGATGCCAATATTCCGGTTGTGCAAATATCCGTTCATCCGTTTTTACCACCTAAAGAGCAATATCGGATTGGCGAAGCTTTACGCGGACTAGGAGAGGAAGATATTTTAATTGTTGGAAGCGGAGCCACCGTTCATAACTTAAGATTGCTAAAATGGGGCCAACAAACACCAGAGCCATGGGCAGTGGAATTTGATGACTGGCTCATTGAGCATGTTCAAAAGAAAGATCTCGCCGCACTTTTCCGTTATGAAGAGCTCGCCCCACATGCGTCAATGGCAATCCCTCGTCCCGAACATTTTGTTCCATTATTTATCGCGATGGGAAGCGGAACGATGGACAAGCCTCAATTATTGTTTCGAGCATACGAATACGGAACATTGAGTTACGTGTGTTTTCAATTTTAA
- a CDS encoding GNAT family N-acetyltransferase yields MIRKLTSKDHEAVFVFLKEESSMNLFIIGDIEQFGYDPDFQELWGDFDEHGELKAVLLRFYNSFIPYAKASYDVEGFAEIIRSYSGDFQLSGKSDVVEQFERLTDIPLGKKRVMYFAECKSTEHVQKELPYDIRLATIDDVDRIMDLRSRIDEFQITPSSRDMLIKSIETNTGRTYVIEEDGKIVSSASTAAENSFSAMIVAVCTDKEYRQKGYASAILQRIMSDLIQEGKYLCLFYDNPDAGKIYKRLGFQDIGTWTMYR; encoded by the coding sequence ATGATTCGAAAGTTGACTTCGAAAGATCACGAAGCGGTGTTTGTTTTTTTAAAAGAAGAATCTTCGATGAACCTATTTATCATAGGAGATATCGAACAGTTTGGCTATGACCCAGATTTTCAAGAACTATGGGGAGACTTCGATGAACACGGGGAATTAAAAGCGGTATTATTACGTTTCTATAATTCTTTTATTCCCTATGCGAAAGCTTCTTATGATGTGGAAGGTTTTGCTGAGATTATACGTTCGTATTCCGGTGACTTTCAGCTATCAGGTAAATCGGATGTGGTAGAGCAATTTGAACGGTTAACTGACATTCCGCTAGGGAAAAAACGTGTCATGTATTTTGCCGAATGTAAGTCGACCGAGCATGTACAAAAAGAACTACCTTATGATATTCGTTTAGCAACGATTGATGATGTCGATCGTATCATGGACCTACGAAGCCGCATTGACGAGTTTCAAATCACTCCTAGCTCACGGGACATGCTTATAAAATCTATTGAAACTAACACCGGTCGAACGTATGTGATCGAAGAGGATGGGAAAATTGTTTCCTCTGCGTCCACAGCTGCGGAAAACTCCTTCTCAGCCATGATCGTTGCCGTGTGCACCGATAAAGAATATCGCCAAAAAGGATACGCGAGCGCCATCCTGCAGCGTATCATGTCTGATCTCATTCAAGAAGGAAAATATTTATGCTTATTTTATGATAATCCAGATGCCGGTAAAATATATAAGCGACTTGGTTTTCAAGATATCGGCACGTGGACAATGTATCGATAA
- a CDS encoding D-serine ammonia-lyase has protein sequence MNNPVIKGKMLSQWLEEYPLLKNMIQTEEVFWTNPKYAPLEEAMKRISLTEKDVLDAAKRLERFAPYITKVYPETAKNHGIIESPLVPIRNMKRELEQLYRQEILGEMLLKCDSHLAISGSIKARGGIYEVLKHAEALAMQHGLLSEEDDYSIIDSERFKQVYSQYAIVVGSTGNLGLSIGIMSAQLGFQVFVHMSADAKQWKKDLLREKGVTVIENSSDYSRAVEEGRKQAEKDPKMYFIDDENSKHLFLGYAVAAYRLKKQLDDMKIVIDEEHPLFVYLPCGVGGGPGGVTFGLKLLFGDHVHCFFVEPTHSPCMLLGLMTGLHDRVAVQDFGIDNRTEADGLAVGRPSGFVGKTLEQLISGVYTVSDKQLYALLTKMKETENILLEPSALAGVIGPTNLFRFESGQQFVLKNGLQDKMKQATHIAWATGGSMVPKEVMIEYVQKGKEILKNNF, from the coding sequence ATGAACAATCCGGTTATTAAAGGTAAAATGCTCTCTCAATGGCTAGAGGAATACCCTTTACTTAAAAACATGATCCAAACGGAGGAAGTGTTTTGGACAAATCCGAAGTACGCCCCTCTGGAAGAAGCGATGAAACGAATCAGCCTAACGGAAAAAGACGTGCTGGATGCGGCGAAAAGGTTGGAACGATTTGCTCCTTATATCACGAAAGTGTATCCGGAAACAGCAAAAAATCACGGGATCATTGAGTCCCCGCTCGTTCCTATTCGAAATATGAAACGGGAATTAGAGCAGCTGTACCGTCAGGAAATTTTGGGGGAGATGTTACTAAAATGCGATAGCCATCTCGCCATTTCTGGTTCCATTAAGGCAAGAGGCGGAATTTACGAAGTGTTAAAACATGCGGAAGCGTTGGCCATGCAACATGGGTTGCTTTCGGAAGAGGATGACTATTCCATCATCGATAGTGAACGATTTAAACAAGTTTATTCGCAATATGCGATAGTTGTTGGGTCAACGGGGAACCTTGGGCTAAGCATCGGCATCATGAGTGCCCAATTAGGGTTTCAAGTGTTTGTACATATGTCGGCGGATGCGAAACAGTGGAAAAAGGACTTGTTAAGGGAAAAAGGGGTCACCGTGATTGAAAACAGTTCCGATTACAGCCGAGCGGTAGAAGAAGGACGAAAGCAAGCGGAAAAAGATCCAAAGATGTACTTTATTGATGATGAAAACTCGAAACACTTGTTTCTTGGCTATGCAGTGGCCGCGTACCGTTTGAAGAAGCAACTTGATGACATGAAGATCGTCATTGATGAAGAACATCCTCTCTTTGTGTACCTTCCGTGTGGAGTGGGCGGTGGTCCTGGTGGAGTAACATTCGGTTTAAAACTACTATTTGGGGACCATGTACATTGCTTTTTTGTCGAACCGACCCACTCACCATGTATGCTGCTTGGATTAATGACTGGTTTACACGATCGAGTGGCCGTTCAAGATTTTGGCATTGATAATCGAACCGAAGCAGACGGATTAGCTGTCGGCCGGCCATCCGGTTTTGTCGGAAAAACGCTTGAACAACTAATAAGCGGTGTCTACACAGTGTCTGATAAGCAGTTATACGCCTTACTTACAAAAATGAAGGAGACGGAGAATATCTTACTTGAACCGTCTGCTTTAGCCGGAGTTATTGGTCCAACGAACCTATTTCGCTTTGAAAGCGGCCAACAATTCGTCTTAAAAAATGGCCTTCAAGATAAAATGAAACAGGCGACTCACATCGCTTGGGCAACCGGTGGAAGCATGGTACCGAAAGAAGTGATGATAGAGTACGTACAAAAGGGGAAGGAAATTCTTAAAAATAATTTCTAA
- a CDS encoding DUF2306 domain-containing protein has translation MELFEWMRILHIMGGFTALLTFWIPVVTKKGGTLHVRSGWVYVIGMVIVAITAVYMAIYRIIDPTTSPVLVSFSLFLLYISILSSSTAYYGIRVLRFKTRKERHTHVGDLGFPMLLLISSSGMSIYGYIKDFPLLTWFPLLGVFLSTVQLRYWLHKPKRKMHWWFEHFSGMLGCSIATNTAFTVFGAPRLLNIESVSLLLWFLPTIVLTPIIVGLSVYYDRKFSKRKVAG, from the coding sequence ATGGAGCTTTTTGAATGGATGAGGATTTTGCATATTATGGGCGGATTTACAGCATTATTGACGTTTTGGATTCCGGTCGTGACAAAAAAAGGGGGAACACTTCACGTTCGTTCCGGATGGGTTTACGTCATTGGAATGGTGATTGTGGCGATAACAGCGGTGTACATGGCAATCTATCGAATTATTGATCCAACTACTTCACCTGTGTTGGTCTCGTTTTCGTTATTTTTGCTGTATATATCCATTTTAAGCTCATCCACCGCTTATTATGGAATTCGTGTGTTACGATTTAAAACAAGAAAAGAACGGCATACACATGTGGGGGATTTAGGGTTCCCGATGTTATTGTTGATATCTTCGAGTGGAATGAGTATTTATGGGTATATAAAAGATTTTCCGTTGCTTACCTGGTTTCCGCTATTAGGGGTGTTTCTTAGTACTGTACAGTTACGTTATTGGCTCCATAAGCCAAAGCGAAAAATGCATTGGTGGTTTGAACACTTCAGTGGGATGTTAGGCTGTTCCATTGCGACCAATACCGCTTTCACGGTGTTTGGTGCACCGAGATTATTAAATATCGAATCAGTCAGCTTGCTATTATGGTTCTTACCGACCATCGTATTAACACCGATCATTGTCGGTCTTTCTGTTTATTATGATCGGAAATTTAGCAAAAGGAAAGTAGCGGGGTAA